ttttacttctatatgtaaagagcatcgaatatacttgtattcaatgtgaatatactgttataccatgagtttttacttctatatgtaaacagcatcaaatatacttgtattcaatgtgaatacactgttataccatgagtttttacttgtatttgtatactgcatcaaatatacttgtattcaatgtgaatacactgttataccatgagtttttacttctatatttaaacagcatcaaatatacttgtattcaatgtaaataaactgtaataccatgagtttttacttctatatgtatactgcatgaaatatacttgtattcaatgtgaatacactcttataccatgagtttttacttctatatgtaaacagcatcaaatatacttgtattcaatgtgaatacactgttataccatgagtttttacttctatatgtaaacagcatcaaatatacttgtatttaatgtgaatacactgttataccatgagtttttacttctatatgtaaccagcatcaaatatactgatattcaatgtaaatacactgttataccatgagtttttacttctatatgtaaacagcatcaaatatacttgtattcaatgtgaatacactgttatatcatgagttattacttctatatgtaaatagcatcaaatatacttgtattcaatgtgaatacacgtttataccatgagtttttacatctatacgtaaaatgcatggaatatacttgttttcaatgtgaatacactgttataccattagtttttacttctatatgtcaacagcatcaaatatacttgtattcaatgtgaatacactgttataccatgaatttttacttcaatatgtaaactgcattcaatatacttgtattcaatgtgaatacactgttataccatgaggttttacttctatatgtatactgcattaaatatacttgtattcaatgtaaatacactgttataccttgagtttttacttctatatgtaaacagcatcaaatatacttgtattcaatgtgaatacactgttctaccatgagtttttacttctatatgtaaaccgcatcaaatatacttgtattcaatgtgaatacactgttataccatgagtttttacttctatatgtaaacagcatcaaatatacttgtattcaatgtgattacactgttatacaacgagtttttacttctatatgtaaactgcatggaatattcttgtattcaatgtgaatacactgtaataccatgagttttaacttctatatgtaaacaacatcaaatatactggtattcaatgtgaatacactgttataccatgagtttttacttctatatgtaaactgcatggaatatacttgtattcaatgtgaatacactgttataccatgagtttttacttttatatgtaaaatgcatggaatatacttgtattcaatgtgaatactctgttataccatgagtttttactaaatatacttgtattcaatgtgaatacactgtaataccatgagtttttacttctatatgtaaactgcttggaatatacttgtattcaatgtgaatacactgttataccatgagtttttacttctatatgtatactgcatcaaatatacttgtattcaatgtgaatacactgttataccgtgagtttttacttctttatgtaaacagcatcaaatatacttgtattcaatgtgaatactggAGAAGCGAAATAGTGCTTTTCattaatatttaattttgCCAGCTGGCGCTAGTGTCGCGAGCTACTGTTTAGTCACTTTGTTCCCTTCCTTTCAAAGCAGTCTAGTCCATGAACGAAATTGACAAGCTGCTGAGTTTTGAATTTGTGTTTTAATTGAGTGATTTACGTTGGAAACTGCACTGGTAGTTATTCTGATGTATAAATTGATTATGTATGTGGTTTATCTGTGTGTTTTGGCTATTTCAGTATTGTATGAGTGCCCAAGATTGTGGGCTTGATTCTCTTTTGATCTGACGTGCATTTCTAACACGTGTAGGAATTGGTATTGGTGAGCGATTCCCATTTCTGGCTTGATTGTATGTTCACCCTACTCATGTTCTTTGCTTTAGATACCTTTCCCTTGCCTGATTTGTGCCTGTCCTTGCATATGGCAAGAAATTTGGTTTGTTCGGCCACACTTGGTGGTCAATTTTGACTTGCACCTAAGCCTGTTTTATTCTCAGGTATTTCTCGTGTTCTAAATTATgtgtttgattgatgttaacTGTAAATAATGTTTAGGATTGGTGATTCTTGGATGATTTTGTGAATAATATATCGTTATCAAATCAGTGAGTGACCACAGTCCACTCCTCTTATTCCACCGAGCAAtcaaatacactgttataccatgaatttttacttctatatgtaaacagcatcaaatacactggtattcaatgtgaatacactgttataccatgagtttttacttctatatgtaaacagcatcaaatatacttgtattcaatgtgaatacactgttataccatgagtttttacatctatatgtaaacagcatcaaatatacttgtattcaatgtgaatacactgttataccatgagtttttacttctatatgtatactacatcaaatatacttgtattcaatgtgaatacactgttataccatgaatttttacttctatatgtaaacagcatcaaatatacttgtattcaatgtaaatacactgtcataccatgagtttttacttctatatgtaaacagcatcaaatatacttgtattcaatgtgaatacactgttataccatgagtttttacttctatatgtatactgcatcaaatatgcttgtattcaatgtgaatacactgtcataccatgagtttttacttctatatgtaaacatcatccaatatacttgtattcaatgtgaattgactgtcataccatgagtttttacttctatatgcatactgcatcaaatatacttgtattcaatgtgaatacactgttataccatgagtttttacttctatatgtaaacagcatcaaatatacttgtattcaatgtgaatacactgttatgccatgagtttttacttctatatgtatactgcatcaaatatacttgtattcaatgtgaatacgctgttataccatgagtttttacttctatatgtaaacagcatcaaatatacttgtattcaatgtgaatacactgttataccatgagtttctacttctatatgtaaacaggatcaaatatacttgtattcaatgtgaatacactgttattccatgagtttttacttctagatgtaaacagcatcaaatatacttgtattcaatgtgaatacactgttatgccatgagtttttacttctatatgtatactgcatcaaatatacttgtattcaatgagaatacgctgttataccatgagtttttacttctatatgtaaacggcatcaaatatacttgtattcaatgtgaatacactgttataccatgagtttttacttctatatgtatactgcatcaaatatgcttgtattcaatgtgaattcactgttataccatgagtttttacttctatatgtaaacagcatcaaatatacttgtattcaatgtgaatacactgttataccatgagtttttactcctatatgtatactgcatcaaatatacttgtattcaatgtggatacactgtcataccatgagtttttacttctatatgtaaacagcatccaatatacttgtattcaatgtgaattgactgtcataccatgagtttttacttctatatgtatactgcatcaaatatacttgtattcaatgtgaatacactgttataccatgagtttttaattctatatgtaaacagcatcaaatatacttgtattcaatgtgaatacactgttatgccatgagtttttacttttatatgtatactgcatcaaatatacttgtattcaatgtgaatacgctgttataccatgagtttttacttctatatgtaaacagcatcaaatatacttgtattcaatgtgaatacactgttaaaccatgagtttctacttctatatataaacaggatcaaatatacttgtattcaatgtgaatacactgttattccatgagtttttacttctatttgtaaacagcatcaaatatacttgtattcaatgtgaatacactgttataccatgagtttttacttctatatgtaaactgcattgaatatacttgtattcaatgtgaatacactgttataccatgagtttttacttctatatgttaactgcatggaatatacttgtatttaatgtgaatacactgttataccatgggttttaatttctatatgtaaactgcatggaatatacttgtattcaatgtgaatacactgttataccatgagtttttacttctatacgtaaactgcttggaatatacttgtattcaatgtgaatacactgttattccatgagtttttacttctatatgtatactgcttcaaatatacttgtattcaatgtgaatacactgttataccatgagtttttacttctatatgtaaacagcatcaaatatacttgtattaaatgtgaatacactgttataccatgaatttttacttctatatgtatactgcatcaaatataattgtattccatgtgaatacactgttataccatgattttttacttctatatgtatactgcatcaaatatacttgtattcaatgtgaatacactgttatgccatgagtttttacttctatatgtatagtgcatcaaatatactggtatttaatgtgaatacgctgttataccatgagtttttacttctatatgtaaacagcatcaaatatacttgtattcaatgtgaatacactgttataccatgagtttctacttctatatgtaaacaggatcaaatatacttgtattcaatgtgaatacactgttattccatgagtttttacttctatatgtaaacagcatcaaatatacttgtattcaatgtgaatacactgttataccatgagtttttacttctatatgttaactgcatggaatatacttgtattcaatgtgaatacactgttataccatgggtttttacttctatatgttaactgcatggaatatacttgtatttaatgtgaatacactgttataccatgagtttttacttctatatgtaaacagcatcaaatatacttgtattcaatgtgaatacactttcataccatgagtttttacttctatatgtaaacagcatcaaatatacttgtattcaatgtgaattcactgtcataccatgagtttttacttctatatgtaaactgcatggaatatacttgtattcaatgtgaatacactgttataccatgagtttttacttctatatgtaaactgcatggaatatacttatatttaatgtgaatacactgttataccatgagtttttacttctatatgtatactgcatcaaatatacttgtattcaatgtgaatacattgttataccatgagtttttacttctatatgcaaacagcatcaaatatacttgtattcaatgtgaatactctgttataccatgagtttttacttctatatgtaaacagcatcaaatatacttgtattcaatgtgaatacactttcataccatgagtttttacttctatatgtaaacagcatcaaatatacttgtattcaatgtgaatacactgttataccatgaatttttacttcgatatgtatactgcatcaaatatactgatattcaatgtgaatacactgttataccatgagtttttacttctatagttaaactgcatcaaatatacttgtattcaatgtgaatacactgttataccatgagtttatacttctatatgtaaacagcatcaaatatacttgtattcaatgtgaatacactgttataccatgagtttttacttctatatgtaaacagaatcaaatattcttgtattcaatgtgaatacactgttataccatgagtttttacttctatatgtaaacagcatcaaatatacttgtattcaatgagaatacactgttataccaaatgtttttacttctatatgtaaacagcatcaaatatacttgtattcaatgtgaatacactgttataccatgagttttcacttctatatgtaaacagcatcaaatatacttgtattcaatgtaaatacaatgttacaccatgagtttttacttctatatgtatactgcatcaaatatacttgtattcaatgtgaatacactgttataccatgagtttctacttctatatgtatactgcatcaaatatacttgtattcaatgtgaatacactgttataccgtgagtttttacttctatatgcaaacagcatcaaatatacttgtattcaatgtgaatacactgttataccatgagtttttacttctatatgtaaacagcatcaaatatacttgtattcaatgtgaatacactgttataccatgaatttttacttctatatgtatactgcatcaaatatactgatattcaatgtgaatacactgttataccatgagtttttacttctatagttaaactgcatcaaatatacttgtattcaatgtgaatacactgttataccatgagtttttacttccatatgtatactgcatcaaatatacttgtattcaatgtgaatacatagttgtaccatgagtttatacttctatatgtaaacagcatcaaatatacttgtattcattgtgaatacactgtcataccatgagttttttcttctatatgtaaacagcatcaaatatacttgtattcaatgtgaattcactgtcataccatgaatttttacttctatatgtatacttcatcaaatatacttgtattcaatgtgaatacacttgttcGGGAGCTCAATTCAATAGAGGAAAACTTCGTAGACTCGAGGGGGGGTATCCCTTAAGGGTGTATTAAACCGATCTCGGGGATACAGAGTAGGGTTGTAAGGCCTACTTGAGAATCACACCTTATGTGTGGGGAGTGTAGCTAAAGAGATCACACCTTATGTGTGGAGAGACACCAACAAAATCAGAGCCCCGCATACAATGCACGCGGGGTTAAATAGGGACAAAACAAAGGCTTTGGGTAAAGGTAAACGcgggacaaacaaacaaatgaagcgTACTACGCACAACCCAAAGTTGGCCTCTAGCGGCccttatacaaaataaaacaatttaattctTCGCCGGAACATCCTCCCCCGAAGCGGGTATGTCTGGGACGACATCGCCTGCTGAGCTAACTTCTAATAGCGCGAGAGTGTCGATTCCACGACGGAAAAGTCCTCTTTCCAGCTGCACATCTACGACTCGAACTAGGCCGTCTGGCCCTGGGAATACCTTCGCAATCCTGCCGATATTCCATTGTCCGCGTCGTAGGCTCTTGTCGATCTCCAACACAACATCCCCGACTTTAAAGTTGGGCAGAGGGGATTTCCACTTCTTTCTTCCGGCAAGTGACTGGAGATAAACTTTCTTCCAAAGATCCCAGAATAGATTGGCCATTCTCTGGACGTACCTATAATGCTCACGGGGCAGTGCGTCGTCGAATGTCCAGCTGGTGGGTCGGCCGAACTCGGACGGTTTAGAAAATCGTTAGGAGTTAACGGACGGAAGTCATTCGGATCTGTACTGGCTGCAGTGAGGGGACGACCATTTAATAAACCGGCTACTTCATATAGGAGAGTGCGGAGTGTGTCTTCCGCTGGATGTCGTAGCTTCTTACTCTCCAAGTCAAGAGCGGTATAAAGCGCCTTTTTTGCCGATCTTACAAGCGACTCGTGCGTTCCACCAAAATGTGGTGTTCTGGGTGGCTGGAATCTCCAGTCAATCCTTTTCAAATTCATGAACTCGGCTACTTTCTCATCGGCATACAGTTTTTCGGCTTCTTCTTTCAGCTCGTGTTCAGGACCGACAAAGTTTGTGCCGTTGTCGGAATGCATGACGCGAGGTTTGCCGTAAAGTCCGATAAAACGCCGAAGGCTAAGAAGGAAATCGTCTGATGAGAGTGAGTTCACGAGATCCACATAGACGGCACGGGTAACGAGACAGGTGTACAAAACGGCCCATCGCTTTGCTGTGCGATTTCGCGAAAGTCCTACTTCCAATGGCACAAACAGATCACAGGCTGTTCGAGTGAATGGAGCTGAGCCAGATTCTAGACGCGAATCCGGTAGTTCAGCCATAAGTTGTTCGCCTGGCTTGGCACGTTCTCGTTTGCACTTTTCACACTCGTATCTAATCCTTTTGACTAATTCCCGGCCTCCTGGTATCCAGAAATGCTGCCTTATGTAGCTGATCTGGTAGTCTGTTCCAACGTGCTTAAGCAATACGTGGAACGCTCGAACGATAGTCTTCGTAAAACTATGCTGCGCAGGCAGCAATGGCGGGTGCAATTCTTCATAGGGCAACTTAGCTCGCCCGGCTCGTCCTCCTAGTCTCAAAAGTCCATCCTTTCCGAGAACGGGACAAAGAGAGAGTAAACTTGAGTTAGGCTGAAgccattttcctttcttcaaacGACGAATTTCTTCGCTATACACCTCCGATTGACATCTTTTTACGAGATCGTAGAACACCTTTTCCAGTCTTACTAAGTCCGGAATGTCTTCTACACCGATCTTGACACTTACCCAATCGAACGTTGAAGTAGTAACGGTGGCTTGATGTGATCGCACCGGCCGTATCTCTTCAACCACGGCAATCCATGACAAATCTGCTGGCCATGTTTCTTCGTCGTCTTGTAGGAATTTCGGTCCGTCCCACCAGCGCGATGGAAGGGCTTCCTCTTCAATGGCTGAACGAGTTGCGATATCGGCTGTGTTCATCTTGCCCGGCACAAAACGCCATTCGTCTGGTTGAGTCAGTGTTTGGATTTCTCCAACCCGATGACTGACAAACATCTGATATTTGGACGCGGTTGCTCGAATCCAATTTCTTACGTTGCTGCTGTCGGTCCAGAAATACCGACGGTGCGGAATCCTTGTGAATGCTCCGATCACTGAGCGTGCGAGACGGGCTGCTTGCAGAGCAGCATTTAACTCCAACTTTGGCACGGAAATGCTTCTTTTCGGTGCCAATTTTGTTGACGCCCGCACGTGTCGTACTAGTACTCGACCATCAGAGTACACATTCCGAATGTAGATAACTGCAGCGTACGCTTCTTCCGATGCGTCTCCAAATGCGTGGAGTTCCGATCGGGTGATATTCTCTTCATCTGGGAATAAACAGCGTGGAATGTCGATGTCGTTGAGCTGCTGTAGGACGCTAAACCATTCTTCCCACCAATCACGGTCGTCGCTGCTGACGAGATTGTTCCACTGAAGCCCTTTTGTTCCGAGCTCCCTTAACTTGATCTTGGCTTTAACAATAAGGGGAGCTGCCATCCCTTGCGGATCGAACAAACTCGCAACCTTACTTGCAATTCCAACCCGTGTTTAGGTGATTTCTTCTAGCCCGCTCACTCTGAATTTAAGCGTATCCGAATTCGGGTTCCAGTAAACACCAAGGACTTTCTCAGAGTCGTCCTTGCTTAATGGAAGCTCGGCTGGGCTTTGACTAACACCTTTACTTGTAGGTGCtaagattttcacaaaagcTGCGGAATTGGAGATCCAGCTTTGAAGGTGCATGTCTCCTTTTGCTAGGGTTTCTTTAACGCCTACTGCTTCTTGAATACCTTCCTCCAGTGTTTTGGCGGAGCTGAGGTAATCGTCAACTTACATCCTTGTGATGATTGCCTCGATGACTTTCGGGTCATCGCTGAGATCAGCAGCAATTTTTCGCGTGGTACTGATCGCAATGAATGGCGAACAGGTAGCGCCGAATGGTAGCCGCTTCATCTCACACACGCACACTTTCTCCTCCCCGTTTCTTTTCCAAAGAAACCTAAAGTACCGTGCGTCTTCTGGTCTCAGTCGTATTCTGCTAAACATGGCTTCTATGTCAGCTGCCCATGTGATTTCGCCTTCCCGAAATTTCAAGATGACAGATGGCAATGGGGTTTGTAAAGCCGGACCACTGAGAATACTGTCGTTCAAGCACTTTCCCTTGAACGGTGCTGCAGCGTCAAACACAACGCGTAGCTTCGGACCTTTTCTCACTCCATGGTGAGCGAGATAATACTCCGGTGGGCCGTAGTCGGCGGGTGCCAACACAATTGCATAGCCCTTTTCGAAGTTCTTTTCCATGGCTTTTCTATACTCCTGCCCGAAATCGGGTTCTTCGTTGAACCGGTGCAGCAGGGTAGCCAATCTTCTTTCGGCCAAATGCCGATTGTTTGGCAGGTCTGGCTCCCCAACCTTCCAGGTGATGGGTGTTTCATAGCCGACGGCCAATTTTCGCGTTCCGCTTTCTAAAATATCGATAGCTTGTCTATCGTCTTTGGAAACGCCATCTGTCTTGTGTTCCGTCCCGAATTCTTCTGTGTCGCAAAAGCGTTTCATCTGCTGCGCTAGTGCGTCGCCTTCCTCTTCCATGCTGGTGAACACTGCGTGCGTTCTCGCCATAAGATTTCTGAATGTATTCCCAATTACTCCTCTTACGACCCATCCAAGGCGGGTACGAATAGCAGTAGGTTCGCCTTCTTGTCCGAAACGAGATTCAATGGCCGTTGTCAAATAGGCCTGATCTATTCCGAGAAGGATGTCTACTCTCCCGCCATTGCTTTCTAATGGCAGGTCTGCTAAATGTCTCCAACGCTTCTTTAAGGTGTTCCAATCTGTAAGTGGAACCGGACTGGCCACAGTAGGCATAGTCGAACCTTGAAGAGTGGCGAATTCGCCTGTGGGTAGCCGAACTCGGAGTTGAATACGACGCGAAGTATATTTTCTCAAAACTCCACCAGCGCCATCAACGGCGAGAGTCTGCGGAACACCTTTCAGTCCAAGTCGGCGAATAAATCCGTCTCGGAAAAGCGTACTGTCGCTACCTTCATCCAGAAATACATTGGCTTTCACAAGGTTTCCCTCTGCATCCAGAACATCCAGTTGGATCATTCCTACAGCTGCTTTCTTCCCCTTTGCTAGGTTGGTGCGGGCTGTAGCGGGGCGAACCGATTCGTCTGCGTCATCCGGCTGGTAGTGAAGCAGTGTATGGTGTGTGCGATTACAGTTAGGGACCGAACACGATTTCTTCATTCTGCAATCTCTAGCAGAATGTCCAGATTTCAGGCAATTGAAACATAACCGACGTCGGATACAAAACGACAGCTTATTTCTAGCCGTAAGACCCTTAAACGACGGACAATCTTCCAACTTGTGGGAGCCTTCGCAATTGAAGCAATAGCTACTGTTGGGCTGACGATTGTCTCTTCCTCTTGTTTCACCCTGAACCTGGTTGGTGCGGGTATGCTGTCTGTCACGAGCTTTACCCGGCACTCCACTTGTTTGGTCTGCCGCAATGCTGTATGCGTTTTGATACGTGGCGGCCCGGTTGCAAAGCCAAGAAACAAACTGGTcgaggcttcgcctttcaagtCTACTTCCTCTATCCGTATTCCAAGCTAAGCGATCAGCTAGCTGTAGCTTGAGACAGATTCTTTCAATGATGTCTGCGGCGGCGAATTCGCCTATTCTAGTGAGATCGAACAAGTGTGTGCGGACCTTTTCCGCATAACGCTTGAAAGAAGCAGGATCGTTCTTCTGGAACT
The nucleotide sequence above comes from Daphnia magna isolate NIES unplaced genomic scaffold, ASM2063170v1.1 Dm_contigs172, whole genome shotgun sequence. Encoded proteins:
- the LOC123467325 gene encoding uncharacterized protein LOC123467325; translation: MAAPLIVKAKIKLRELGTKGLQWNNLVSSDDRDWWEEWFSVLQQLNDIDIPRCLFPDEENITRSELHAFGDASEEAYAAVIYIRNVYSDGRVLVRHVRASTKLAPKRSISVPKLELNAALQAARLARSVIGAFTRIPHRRYFWTDSSNVRNWIRATASKYQMFVSHRVGEIQTLTQPDEWRFVPGKMNTADIATRSAIEEEALPSRWWDGPKFLQDDEETWPADLSWIAVVEEIRPVRSHQATVTTSTFDWVSVKIGVEDIPDLVRLEKVFYDLVKRCQSEVYSEEIRRLKKGKWLQPNSSLLSLCPVLGKDGLLRLGGRAGRAKLPYEELHPPLLPAQHSFTKTIVRAFHVLLKHVGTDYQISYIRQHFWIPGGRELVKRIRYECEKCKRERAKPGEQLMAELPDSRLESGSAPFTRTACDLFVPLEVGLSRNRTAKRWAVLYTCLVTRAVYVDLVNSLSSDDFLLSLRRFIGLYGKPRVMHSDNGTNFVGPEHELKEEAEKLYADEKVAEFMNLKRIDWRFQPPRTPHFGGTHESLVRSAKKALYTALDLESKKLRHPAEDTLRTLLYEVAGLLNGRPLTAASTDPNDFRPLTPNDFLNRPSSADPPAGHSTTHCPVSIIGTSREWPIYSGIFGRKFISSHLPEERSGNPLCPTLKSGMLCWRSTRAYDADNGISAGLRRYSQGQTA